The following proteins are co-located in the Salinigranum halophilum genome:
- a CDS encoding 5' nucleotidase, NT5C type, translating to MTTARDSNAAASDRILVDVDGTLAWQLPRACQYLDEEYGVSLQPEAVTAWDFRIPGHDAHDHIGDLIFEAFRRDPAWYFGGMEPVAGAADALGRLAEDHRVAIATHRPPETHAHTRRWLRDHDIPYDEFVERVPENKAELAGRALVDDYHGNVADALDAGMDGLLFSQPYSDHAACDGATVVDSWDDVLAAFEE from the coding sequence ATGACGACGGCACGCGATTCGAATGCAGCCGCTTCCGACCGCATCCTCGTCGACGTCGACGGCACGCTCGCGTGGCAACTCCCCCGGGCGTGTCAGTATCTCGACGAGGAGTACGGCGTCTCGCTCCAGCCCGAAGCGGTGACGGCGTGGGACTTCCGGATTCCGGGCCACGACGCCCACGACCACATCGGCGACCTCATCTTCGAGGCGTTCCGCCGCGACCCCGCGTGGTACTTCGGGGGGATGGAACCCGTGGCCGGCGCGGCCGACGCGCTCGGCCGTCTGGCCGAAGACCACCGGGTCGCCATCGCGACCCACCGCCCGCCAGAGACACACGCCCACACCCGACGGTGGCTCCGCGACCACGACATCCCGTACGACGAGTTCGTCGAGCGCGTCCCCGAGAACAAGGCCGAACTGGCGGGTCGGGCGCTCGTCGACGACTACCACGGCAACGTCGCGGACGCCCTCGACGCGGGGATGGACGGCCTGCTGTTCAGTCAGCCGTACAGCGACCACGCGGCCTGTGACGGCGCGACGGTCGTCGACTCGTGGGACGACGTGCTCGCCGCCTTCGAGGAGTAA
- a CDS encoding Rossmann-like domain-containing protein: MSTDTVVEAVRDSLSARAVAATDPHVTVGGRAVLVSCRHPDEGDLAGVAHRPPSDGDVAGIDGSVEHLVQRATDAPPGSVARAVGLATLNALSEPDVEWLVGDPMAALDATVETVATVGLFRPAFRKFGDVSVRVVERDAKRIDPESLPERVPTTLFAPAEADAAFADADVCFITGSTLVYGGIDVYLTAATAAAVPLVVVVGATASLLPTPLFDRGVDLVAGARVRDVDRVRERIAAGDCGTALHDAGLQKVYTAADATLPGLQLPTERPNTDL, from the coding sequence ATGTCGACGGATACCGTCGTCGAGGCGGTCCGCGATTCGCTCTCGGCGCGCGCTGTGGCGGCGACTGACCCGCACGTCACCGTCGGCGGCCGCGCGGTTCTCGTGTCGTGTCGCCACCCCGACGAGGGCGACCTGGCGGGCGTCGCTCACCGACCACCCAGTGACGGTGACGTGGCGGGAATCGACGGCTCCGTCGAACACCTCGTGCAACGGGCGACGGACGCGCCTCCGGGGAGCGTCGCTCGGGCAGTCGGACTCGCGACGCTCAACGCGCTCTCGGAACCGGACGTCGAGTGGCTCGTCGGCGACCCGATGGCGGCGCTGGACGCCACCGTCGAGACCGTCGCCACCGTCGGCCTCTTCCGCCCCGCGTTCAGGAAGTTCGGCGACGTCTCCGTCCGCGTGGTCGAACGCGACGCCAAACGCATCGACCCCGAATCGCTCCCCGAGCGCGTCCCGACGACGCTCTTCGCGCCCGCGGAGGCCGACGCGGCGTTCGCCGACGCGGACGTCTGCTTCATCACCGGGTCGACGCTCGTCTACGGTGGCATCGACGTGTACCTGACGGCGGCGACTGCGGCGGCGGTGCCGCTCGTGGTCGTCGTGGGCGCGACGGCCTCGCTGCTCCCGACGCCGCTGTTCGACCGCGGTGTCGACCTCGTCGCGGGGGCGCGAGTGCGAGACGTCGACCGGGTTCGCGAGCGCATCGCCGCGGGTGACTGCGGGACAGCCCTCCACGATGCGGGGTTACAGAAGGTGTACACCGCGGCCGACGCGACGCTTCCGGGGCTACAGTTACCAACCGAGCGACCCAATACTGACCTATGA
- a CDS encoding AAA family ATPase has product MTGPDVSSVTEDDLRERFEAADYVADDTLVTTVYLSLRLGKPLLIEGEPGSGKTELGKVLAESFETELIRLQCYEGLAAENTLYEWNYTKQLLAVQSGDSADAGVFSEEYLFERPLLRALTHEGEAPPVLLIDEVDRADEEFEAFLLEVLSDFQVTIPEFGTVTAETPPIVIITSNRTRGLSDALKRRCLYLHVDAPSYETEREIVRRKVPQLDATVAAEVCAIVAELRENAFLKRPGVAETLDWARAVAELRAPGDDSDISAAEIERTIGTLLKEVEDVQRVDSTLLERLERAAREAREATDGDETPTAGTESPVEPSADGTSDR; this is encoded by the coding sequence ATGACCGGGCCCGACGTCTCGTCCGTGACCGAGGACGACCTCCGCGAGCGGTTCGAGGCGGCCGACTACGTCGCCGACGACACGCTCGTGACGACGGTCTACCTCTCGCTCCGGCTGGGCAAGCCACTCCTCATCGAGGGAGAGCCCGGGTCGGGCAAGACCGAACTCGGGAAGGTGCTCGCCGAGAGCTTCGAGACGGAGCTCATCCGCCTGCAGTGTTACGAGGGGCTCGCCGCGGAGAACACCCTCTACGAGTGGAACTACACCAAACAGCTCCTGGCGGTGCAGTCGGGCGACAGCGCCGACGCCGGCGTCTTCTCCGAGGAGTACCTGTTCGAGCGGCCGCTCCTGCGGGCGCTCACCCACGAGGGAGAGGCACCCCCGGTCCTGCTCATCGACGAGGTCGACCGCGCCGACGAGGAGTTCGAGGCGTTCCTCCTGGAGGTGCTCTCGGACTTCCAGGTCACCATCCCCGAGTTCGGCACCGTCACGGCGGAGACACCACCCATCGTCATCATCACCTCCAACCGCACGCGCGGACTCTCGGACGCGCTCAAGCGGCGGTGTCTGTACCTCCACGTCGACGCCCCCTCCTACGAGACGGAGCGAGAAATCGTCCGGCGGAAGGTCCCGCAACTGGACGCGACCGTCGCCGCCGAGGTGTGCGCCATCGTCGCCGAACTCCGCGAGAACGCGTTTCTCAAGCGGCCCGGCGTCGCCGAGACGCTCGACTGGGCGCGGGCGGTGGCCGAGCTGCGGGCCCCCGGCGACGACTCCGACATCAGCGCCGCGGAGATCGAACGCACCATCGGAACCCTCCTCAAGGAGGTCGAAGACGTCCAGCGGGTGGATTCGACCCTGCTGGAGCGACTGGAGCGAGCGGCGCGGGAGGCGCGTGAGGCGACCGACGGGGACGAGACGCCCACCGCGGGCACAGAGAGCCCCGTCGAACCGTCGGCCGACGGCACGTCCGACCGCTGA
- a CDS encoding XdhC family protein produces MTNDSSETDANWSVPETEVLTQARDLLVSDRRGVLATVIRVEGSAYRRPGAKMVLPEDGAGVGHITAGCLEDEVQGLASEVLAAGEPRVEHYDLMPEADDDVWGLGVGCNGRIDILLEPLDETYRPAVDAFAAGRDIGVLTVTDGEHAGARAYYDPQTETFDLGDGFDADLAERVREVAAELTALGKADAVTVELGGESVTVFVDGLTAPSKLAVVGTGHDVGPIAELGAQTDFRVSVVGFRGAAAKADRFPAASEVVSTSPARMTDEFDFDANTYVVVATHNFVDDRLAIEALLDTPVPYVGLMGPHERFEEMLDDFEDEGTTFTDAQLDRLYTPVGLDLGGGSPYQIALSIVSEVLAVKHDREPRHLRTREGTIHDRIELSTDGSG; encoded by the coding sequence ATGACGAACGACAGCAGTGAGACGGACGCGAACTGGAGCGTCCCCGAGACGGAGGTACTGACACAGGCACGTGACCTGTTGGTGAGCGACCGCCGCGGCGTCCTCGCGACGGTCATCCGCGTGGAGGGAAGCGCGTATCGTCGCCCCGGGGCGAAGATGGTGCTCCCCGAAGACGGCGCGGGCGTCGGCCACATCACCGCGGGCTGTCTGGAAGACGAGGTGCAGGGGCTCGCGAGCGAGGTCCTCGCCGCCGGGGAACCGCGCGTCGAACACTACGACCTCATGCCCGAGGCCGACGACGACGTCTGGGGACTCGGCGTCGGCTGCAACGGCCGAATCGACATCTTGCTCGAACCGCTCGACGAGACGTACCGACCCGCCGTCGACGCGTTCGCGGCGGGGCGTGACATCGGCGTCCTGACCGTCACCGACGGCGAACACGCGGGCGCGAGAGCGTACTACGACCCCCAGACGGAGACGTTCGACCTCGGAGACGGGTTCGACGCGGACCTGGCCGAACGGGTGCGCGAGGTCGCTGCGGAACTGACCGCACTCGGGAAGGCCGACGCCGTGACGGTCGAACTCGGCGGGGAGTCGGTGACGGTGTTCGTCGACGGCCTCACCGCTCCCTCGAAGCTCGCTGTCGTCGGGACCGGCCACGACGTCGGCCCCATCGCCGAACTCGGCGCGCAGACGGATTTCCGTGTCTCCGTCGTCGGGTTCCGCGGGGCGGCCGCGAAGGCCGACCGCTTCCCTGCCGCGAGCGAGGTGGTGTCGACCTCGCCGGCGCGCATGACGGACGAGTTCGACTTCGACGCGAACACCTACGTCGTCGTCGCGACGCACAACTTCGTCGACGACCGCCTCGCCATCGAGGCGCTCCTCGACACCCCGGTGCCGTACGTCGGCCTGATGGGTCCGCACGAGCGGTTCGAAGAGATGCTCGACGACTTCGAAGACGAGGGAACGACGTTCACCGACGCCCAACTCGACAGGCTGTACACGCCGGTCGGACTGGACCTCGGCGGCGGCTCGCCGTACCAGATCGCCCTCTCCATCGTCTCGGAGGTGCTCGCGGTGAAGCACGACCGCGAGCCGCGTCACCTGCGGACCAGAGAGGGGACGATTCACGACCGAATCGAACTGTCGACGGACGGCTCGGGCTGA
- a CDS encoding VWA domain-containing protein: MSPLDETPDFVAARDHVLGEVVSFARTLRRNGLSIPANAALSATEALCAVGLRDRDSVYAATHATLVTDARDSETFEAHFPEFWYRLRTGLEATATSDDVGDRSGSGAFYGAADAGDESAAASTGEAPGGGGGDGADDETVTERRLVDHDADTAEADGDRERSRASTYSAGGAGTDVDEDEEARRRPLDADAVRQFERALATLSGRRWTGGGGRQVDARRALRSSVGTGGTVVSLPTRERTPTAFRTCVLVDVSRSVLDTVDRGFLLQFLDTLVADGRGVRVFFFDTDVREVTDVFTASRGNPVAALEDAEVAWGGGTRIGHALTELRTRWPDAVDRRTVTLVLSDGLDVGDVADLERGMTWLSRRSRAVLWLNPLAASAKYEPTCRGMAASLPYVDGLFALAGPEDLSEVARQVNRHGPHGPIGYEHDFRDRALGSS; this comes from the coding sequence ATGAGTCCGCTCGACGAGACGCCGGACTTCGTCGCCGCCCGCGACCACGTCCTCGGCGAGGTGGTTTCGTTCGCCCGGACCCTCCGCCGGAACGGCCTCTCGATTCCGGCGAACGCCGCGCTCTCGGCCACCGAGGCGCTGTGTGCGGTCGGGCTCCGCGACCGCGACAGCGTCTACGCGGCCACCCACGCGACGCTCGTCACGGACGCTCGCGACTCGGAGACGTTCGAGGCGCACTTCCCCGAGTTCTGGTACCGACTTCGCACCGGACTCGAAGCGACCGCCACCAGCGACGACGTGGGTGACCGCTCCGGCAGCGGCGCTTTCTACGGTGCGGCGGACGCGGGCGACGAGTCGGCCGCGGCGAGCACCGGCGAAGCGCCCGGCGGTGGCGGCGGGGACGGCGCGGACGACGAGACCGTCACCGAACGCCGCCTCGTCGACCACGACGCCGACACAGCGGAGGCCGACGGAGACAGGGAGCGGAGTCGCGCCTCGACGTACAGTGCGGGCGGGGCGGGGACCGACGTCGACGAGGACGAGGAGGCGCGGCGTCGCCCGCTCGACGCCGATGCGGTCCGCCAGTTCGAGCGGGCGCTCGCGACGCTTTCGGGGCGGCGCTGGACCGGCGGTGGCGGCCGGCAGGTCGACGCGCGGCGCGCGTTACGGTCGAGCGTCGGCACGGGCGGGACCGTCGTCTCCCTGCCGACCCGCGAGCGCACGCCGACCGCGTTCCGCACCTGCGTCCTCGTCGACGTGAGTCGGTCCGTGCTCGACACGGTCGACCGCGGCTTCCTGCTGCAGTTCCTGGACACGCTGGTCGCCGACGGTCGCGGCGTGCGTGTGTTCTTCTTCGACACCGACGTCCGCGAGGTGACGGACGTGTTCACGGCGTCGCGGGGGAACCCCGTCGCCGCGCTCGAAGACGCCGAAGTCGCGTGGGGCGGCGGAACCCGGATCGGTCACGCCCTGACCGAACTGCGCACGCGCTGGCCCGACGCCGTCGACCGTCGGACGGTCACGCTGGTCCTGAGCGACGGCCTCGACGTCGGCGACGTCGCCGACCTTGAGCGGGGAATGACGTGGCTCTCGCGGCGGTCCCGGGCGGTCCTCTGGCTGAACCCCCTCGCCGCCTCGGCCAAGTACGAACCGACGTGCCGCGGGATGGCGGCGTCGCTCCCCTACGTCGACGGACTCTTCGCGCTCGCCGGCCCCGAAGACCTCTCGGAGGTCGCGCGGCAGGTGAACCGCCACGGGCCGCACGGCCCGATCGGCTACGAACACGACTTCCGAGACCGTGCACTGGGGTCGAGTTGA